In one uncultured Methanobrevibacter sp. genomic region, the following are encoded:
- a CDS encoding U32 family peptidase: MKIPELLAPVGSMEHLKVAINAGASSIYLSGKKYGARKFAKNFTLNEINEAVNTAHLHNVKVYVTVNTLIKEDELPDVMNYLSTLYSIGVDAVLVQDLGLIELINKYLPNLKVHASTQITAENQLKLNYLENKGIKRIVLPREMRKDEIKNLKTSMELEIFVHGALCYSYSGQCLMSSFKGGRSGNRGSCAQPCRQKYRISCLNSEDYYLSPQDLSLYNYLKEIAELNISCIKIEGRMRNKEYLAIVVSNYRKALNKLKSNKTTKSEEINLVFNRGLCDGQFNYSSSRSIRSGHIGLKLGEVYNSENNQIVIKLNDNIKTIPQKGDGLLLIKGKNDYGLEISQNPLLTTLKHYKKGRNKEIKDINRKDRILIIKKVKQNKKHDFNLNESNVYLTKRNQLTAKVKEIENKGESFIKSKLLLTFSIKNKYPNLKGRLTLANKKEIECEVKGKVPFEKPLKRSVDTKTIKKQLLKVDKYPYEIIGININYDGTLFIPLSEINKIRRDLFKKLENKVYSIYSHEKIKMSLKKNQNKHLKTDEYSLSYYTNNLDDLNRINNVNRVYLEIPPENPEIIQNKETYNINYMVTFLQKAIDMSRGKDFKLIWKWPDIAHDNLIKALNKVKGILTKLHYEIEIMNPDFTGEYGSYSMNITNNETINSLKDYKILTLSPELKKEDLKNIMDNCRDNSKLEIIVQGSIELMKTRNRLFTKKETKKLKNNLNNVFLMDNKNNKYPIHKSLSNEELIISNSEDVSLLNDIDYLKSIDLVNFAIDGRWKDKNYLNMIEKYAEAIYK, from the coding sequence ATGAAAATTCCTGAATTACTTGCACCAGTAGGTTCTATGGAGCATTTAAAAGTAGCTATTAATGCTGGAGCTAGTTCCATATATTTATCTGGAAAAAAATATGGTGCACGAAAATTTGCTAAAAACTTTACTTTAAATGAAATAAATGAAGCAGTAAACACTGCCCACTTACATAATGTTAAAGTTTATGTGACTGTAAATACACTAATTAAAGAAGATGAGCTTCCAGATGTTATGAACTATCTATCTACATTATATTCAATAGGTGTGGATGCTGTTTTAGTTCAAGATTTAGGGTTAATTGAATTAATAAATAAATATTTACCCAACTTAAAAGTTCATGCATCAACACAAATAACTGCGGAAAATCAATTGAAATTAAACTATCTTGAAAATAAAGGAATAAAAAGAATAGTTTTGCCTCGTGAGATGAGAAAAGATGAAATTAAAAATCTAAAAACAAGTATGGAACTTGAAATATTTGTCCATGGTGCCTTATGTTATTCTTACTCAGGCCAATGTTTAATGAGTAGTTTTAAAGGAGGCAGAAGTGGAAACCGTGGAAGCTGTGCACAACCATGTCGCCAAAAATACAGAATATCTTGCTTGAACAGTGAAGATTATTATTTATCTCCACAGGATTTATCCTTATACAACTATTTAAAAGAAATTGCCGAATTAAACATAAGTTGTATTAAAATAGAAGGCCGAATGAGAAACAAAGAATACTTAGCTATTGTAGTAAGTAATTATAGAAAAGCCCTAAATAAGTTAAAAAGTAATAAAACTACAAAAAGTGAAGAAATAAACCTTGTATTTAATAGAGGATTATGTGATGGACAATTTAACTATTCCTCATCAAGAAGCATTCGTTCAGGACATATTGGTTTAAAATTAGGGGAAGTTTACAATAGCGAAAATAATCAAATAGTTATTAAATTAAATGATAATATAAAAACCATTCCTCAAAAAGGTGATGGATTATTATTAATAAAAGGAAAAAATGACTATGGCTTAGAAATTTCACAAAATCCTCTTTTAACAACACTAAAACATTATAAAAAAGGTAGAAATAAAGAGATTAAAGATATTAATAGAAAAGATAGAATTCTAATTATTAAAAAAGTAAAACAAAATAAAAAACATGATTTTAATTTAAATGAATCTAACGTATACCTCACTAAAAGAAATCAATTAACTGCAAAAGTTAAAGAGATTGAAAATAAAGGTGAAAGTTTCATTAAATCTAAATTATTGCTTACATTTTCTATTAAAAACAAATATCCTAATTTAAAAGGCAGATTAACTCTTGCAAATAAAAAGGAAATCGAATGTGAAGTTAAAGGAAAGGTCCCATTTGAAAAACCTCTTAAAAGAAGTGTTGACACTAAAACTATAAAAAAACAACTATTAAAAGTTGATAAATATCCCTACGAAATCATAGGAATTAACATTAATTATGACGGGACTTTATTCATCCCATTAAGTGAAATTAACAAAATTAGAAGAGATCTTTTCAAAAAATTAGAAAATAAAGTTTATTCTATATATTCCCATGAAAAAATAAAAATGTCTCTTAAGAAAAATCAAAACAAACATTTAAAAACAGATGAATATTCATTATCTTATTATACAAATAATTTAGATGATTTAAATAGAATAAATAATGTTAATAGAGTTTATTTAGAAATACCTCCTGAAAATCCTGAAATAATCCAAAATAAAGAAACATATAACATCAATTACATGGTGACTTTTTTACAAAAAGCTATTGACATGTCAAGAGGCAAAGATTTTAAATTAATTTGGAAATGGCCTGACATTGCACATGACAATCTAATAAAAGCATTGAATAAAGTAAAGGGAATTCTAACTAAATTGCATTATGAAATTGAAATAATGAATCCTGATTTTACAGGTGAATATGGGTCTTATTCAATGAACATAACCAATAATGAAACAATAAATAGTTTAAAAGATTACAAAATACTTACATTATCTCCAGAATTAAAAAAAGAAGATTTGAAAAATATAATGGACAATTGTAGAGACAATTCCAAATTAGAAATTATTGTTCAAGGATCAATAGAATTAATGAAAACTAGAAACAGATTATTCACCAAAAAAGAAACAAAAAAACTAAAAAATAATCTAAATAATGTTTTTTTAATGGATAATAAAAATAACAAGTATCCAATTCATAAAAGTTTATCCAATGAAGAGCTTATAATTTCCAATAGTGAGGATGTATCTCTTTTAAATGATATTGATTATTTAAAATCAATAGATTTAGTTAATTTTGCTATTGATGGACGTTGGAAAGATAAAAACTATTTGAATATGATAGAAAAATATGCTGAAGCTATTTACAAATAA
- a CDS encoding helix-hairpin-helix domain-containing protein, protein MQGETLTLQNIKGIGDKISEKILNSVGGQENLQEIVENVDIEKIANIDGISQRKAIEIMNQLLNNPTYEFIKSDRAMELYEDIINKILAYSNTTYSKNRILLLSPSKDMGKIEKQINFVMDAKKLVSQLPIIKLRGLMKNLKEVEEPKPQYDGSKVILVEREEDNSYLTDLGLNQYYPIITANDSPLLQEELLNYDLIFYVYSQAILDFEGMPNLVMINIDENDYEIVPEKIINFFTQNQDLFNRVYEIQKIRGKKTILGEIIPIIDELNVIDKREVDIDELVNSLKKDMDEELENAIQNVDLEGNEILNLLNKNLPPKINKIFDEIINERKKILKEKTGFDFDPYLRKYPIEIDDNEIERIKLEQSSKKENDIFDVKKSAAIELNSIKEQAIKEVQDVIKFDYEFTLGSFAYEYDLNAPTFCDEINLKDALHLELSLKKDNENVQTINYKLTNDENIALLTGANSGGKTTLLETLTQISIMAQMGLPVSAKEAKIKLFDEIYHFSKKRSLDAGAFESFLNVFIPIVTTNSEKLVLLDELEGITELEAAVKIISTFIDMIKESNSYGIIVTHMARELMNYTDIRVDGIEAKGLDENYNLIVDRTPKMNFLAKSTPELILKRIYEKSDDNLKQVYARILEKF, encoded by the coding sequence ATGCAAGGAGAGACATTAACATTGCAAAACATAAAAGGTATTGGAGATAAAATCTCTGAAAAAATATTAAATAGTGTTGGAGGACAAGAAAATCTTCAAGAAATAGTTGAAAATGTAGATATTGAAAAAATAGCAAATATTGATGGAATAAGTCAAAGAAAAGCTATTGAAATAATGAATCAACTATTAAACAATCCAACTTATGAATTTATTAAAAGCGATAGAGCTATGGAACTTTATGAAGATATCATAAACAAAATATTAGCCTATTCAAACACTACATATTCAAAAAATAGAATCTTATTACTTTCTCCTTCAAAAGATATGGGAAAAATAGAAAAACAAATAAATTTTGTAATGGATGCTAAAAAGCTAGTTTCACAACTTCCAATAATTAAATTAAGAGGTTTGATGAAAAATTTAAAAGAAGTTGAAGAACCAAAACCACAATATGATGGTAGTAAAGTTATTTTAGTAGAACGTGAAGAGGATAATTCTTACCTCACAGATTTAGGATTAAACCAATATTATCCAATAATTACAGCTAATGATTCCCCATTACTCCAAGAAGAATTGTTAAACTATGATCTTATTTTCTATGTATATTCTCAAGCAATTTTGGATTTTGAAGGAATGCCCAATTTAGTAATGATAAACATAGATGAAAATGACTATGAAATAGTTCCTGAAAAGATAATAAACTTTTTTACACAAAACCAAGATTTATTTAATAGAGTTTATGAAATTCAAAAAATTAGAGGTAAAAAAACAATTCTTGGAGAAATTATCCCAATTATAGATGAACTTAATGTTATTGATAAAAGAGAAGTAGATATTGACGAATTAGTAAATTCTTTAAAGAAAGATATGGATGAAGAATTAGAAAATGCTATACAAAATGTTGATCTTGAAGGAAATGAAATTTTAAACTTATTAAATAAGAACTTACCTCCAAAGATTAATAAAATATTTGACGAAATTATAAATGAAAGGAAGAAAATTCTCAAAGAAAAAACAGGATTTGATTTTGATCCATACCTTCGAAAGTATCCGATTGAAATTGATGACAATGAAATCGAAAGAATAAAATTAGAACAATCTTCCAAAAAAGAAAACGATATTTTTGATGTTAAAAAAAGTGCAGCTATAGAATTAAATTCTATAAAAGAACAGGCTATTAAAGAAGTTCAAGATGTAATTAAATTTGACTATGAATTTACATTAGGTAGTTTTGCATACGAATATGATTTAAATGCCCCTACATTTTGCGATGAAATAAACTTAAAAGACGCATTGCACTTAGAATTATCTCTTAAAAAAGATAATGAAAATGTGCAAACAATAAATTATAAACTTACAAATGATGAAAATATAGCATTGCTCACCGGAGCAAACAGTGGAGGTAAAACAACACTTCTTGAAACATTAACTCAAATTTCAATAATGGCTCAAATGGGGCTCCCAGTAAGTGCTAAAGAAGCAAAAATCAAATTATTTGATGAAATATATCATTTTTCAAAGAAACGATCACTTGATGCTGGTGCTTTTGAATCATTTTTAAATGTATTTATACCAATTGTTACAACAAACAGTGAAAAATTAGTATTACTTGATGAACTTGAAGGAATAACAGAATTAGAAGCTGCTGTTAAAATCATTTCAACATTTATAGATATGATTAAAGAATCAAATTCATATGGAATAATTGTAACACATATGGCTCGTGAATTAATGAATTATACTGATATAAGAGTAGATGGTATTGAAGCAAAAGGATTAGATGAAAATTATAATTTAATTGTTGATAGAACTCCGAAAATGAATTTCCTTGCAAAAAGTACTCCTGAACTTATCTTAAAAAGAATCTATGAAAAATCCGATGATAATCTAAAACAGGTATATGCAAGAATTTTAGAAAAATTCTAA